In the Muricauda sp. MAR_2010_75 genome, one interval contains:
- the wecB gene encoding non-hydrolyzing UDP-N-acetylglucosamine 2-epimerase → MAPLVKQFDKHSDEFDTKVCITAQHREMLDQVISFFDIIPDYDLNLMKPNQNLYGLTADIILGLKSVLEDFQPDYVYVHGDTTTTMAASIASFYSGSKVCHVEAGLRTFNKKSPFPEEMNRCVTGVVSDIHFAPTETSKGNLLKENKVSDSIVVTGNTVIDALHMSVAKVRTETYKDPEISKLSQMLDPNKKLILVTGHRRENHGQGFLNICEALKELSIKYSDAQIVYPVHLNPKVQAPVYKILGDIPNIKLIPPLSYPSFVWLMNQSYLIITDSGGVQEEAPSLGKPVLVMRDTTERPEAVEAGTVLLVGTNKDLIVSEASKLMDDKKAYDKMKKLHNPYGDGNACKRIVEHIRNQK, encoded by the coding sequence ATGGCTCCTCTGGTAAAACAGTTTGATAAGCATTCGGATGAGTTTGACACTAAAGTGTGTATAACGGCCCAACACCGGGAAATGTTAGATCAGGTCATTTCATTTTTTGATATAATACCGGACTATGACCTTAACCTTATGAAGCCAAACCAGAATCTTTATGGTTTAACGGCAGATATTATCCTAGGTTTAAAATCGGTTTTAGAAGATTTTCAGCCAGATTATGTATATGTACATGGCGATACCACCACCACCATGGCGGCTAGCATAGCCTCATTTTATTCTGGTTCAAAGGTCTGCCACGTTGAAGCAGGACTAAGAACATTTAATAAAAAATCTCCTTTTCCAGAGGAAATGAATCGGTGTGTAACGGGAGTGGTGAGTGACATACATTTTGCACCAACAGAGACTTCAAAAGGTAATCTGTTAAAGGAAAACAAAGTCTCCGATTCAATTGTGGTTACAGGCAACACAGTAATAGATGCGCTACACATGAGTGTTGCAAAAGTCAGGACTGAAACGTATAAAGATCCAGAAATAAGTAAACTATCTCAAATGTTGGATCCGAATAAAAAACTGATTTTGGTAACGGGCCACCGTAGAGAGAATCATGGCCAAGGCTTTCTGAACATCTGTGAAGCACTAAAAGAGCTTTCAATCAAGTATAGTGATGCTCAAATAGTATACCCTGTTCACCTTAATCCAAAGGTCCAAGCACCCGTTTATAAGATTCTTGGAGATATCCCAAATATAAAACTAATACCCCCATTATCGTATCCATCTTTTGTATGGCTCATGAATCAATCCTATTTAATTATAACAGATAGTGGAGGGGTACAAGAAGAGGCGCCAAGTTTGGGAAAGCCGGTTTTAGTGATGAGAGATACAACGGAAAGACCAGAAGCGGTAGAAGCTGGAACCGTACTTTTAGTCGGTACAAACAAGGATTTGATTGTATCCGAAGCCTCAAAACTAATGGATGATAAGAAGGCTTATGATAAAATGAAAAAGCTGCATAATCCTTATGGTGACGGTAATGCGTGTAAAAGAATTGTAGAACATATAAGAAATCAAAAATGA